The bacterium genomic sequence ATCCTGCCAACTACTCCGATGGGCTACGAGAAAGCGCCGCACGCACTCGGTGACTTCGTGCGCTTCATCTCCCGGGAGTACGACCGCCCGAAGATCTACGTGACCGAGAACGGTGTGTGCGACAACACGGGCAAGATCGACGGGACGATCGACGACGAAGATCGTGTCGAGTTGCTGCGCGGCTTTTTGTCGGGACTGTCGAGCGCGATCTCCGACGGAGATGCGGACGTGCGCGCCTATTACGTCTGGTCATTCCTGGACAACATGGAGTGGGCCTTCGGGTACAGCCGACGCTTCGGCATCGTACACACGGACTTCGAAACGCTGGAACGCACTCCCAAGGCAAGCGCGGCCTTCTACTCCAAACTGATCGAGGACAACGGCTTCGAAAGCTGAGACGGGTCTCTAGCGCCAGGCAAAGACCGGTTGTTCGTAGTGAAACACCCGGGTGTGCCGGCCGTGGAGTGCGACCTCCCGGAACTGGAAGAGCATGGCCGCCGTCGGCGCGTGGATGGTGGTTTCCAGTTTCTCGAAAGGGATCGAGAGCAAGGTGTGGCTGCTCTCGGGGATGCGCGAGAGCTCGGGGACGCCGGGTTCGTCGAGGTCGTCGACGGGTACGCGGAAAACCGCCGCGACCTCGTCCGGGTTGGGTACCGGTTGTGAGGCTCCCGCTCCCCAGACCACGACGGGCGTGATCAGATAGCCCGAACGCGTGGCGAAGTCATCGAGTTGACCCAGGGCACTGTCTCCCGGGAGGTCCAATCCGACTTCTTCGTGCAGTTCGCGCAGGGCCGTCTGTTCGGGGGTTTCGCCCGCATCCATGCGTCCACCGGGGATCGCCCACTGCCCGCCATGGGAACGCAGGTCTTCCACGCGTCGGGAGATCACGAAGCAGGCCTCGCCCTGATCATCGGCGACTACGGTGAGTGCTACGGCTGCGCGTCGCAGATCGTCGCCACCGGTCGGGATGCGCTCGAACGCACCCAGGTGGCCGACGATCCGCTCGCGCAGTTCGTTGGCGAACGCAGTCAACGGATCAGTCTTTCGGCAAACCGAGGATGCGCTCCGCGATGATGTTCTTCTGGATATTCGGCGTACCGCCGCCGATCACCACGTCGGGCCAGTTGAGTGCGCCGGTCTGCCACTTGCCTCCGTCGACCGCAGCGTCGGAACCGGCGCGATAATGCCCCGTGCTGCCCAGTAGATCGAGCGCGAAGTCGCCCATCGTGACCTCGAGTTCCGCACGATGCAGCTTGTTGACCGAGGTCTCGCTCGACAGCGGTTCGCCCTTGAGCTGCTTGGTCAGGTAGCGCATGCCGTTTAGGCGCATGGCTTCGATCTGGGCTTCGAAGCGGGCGATGCGACCGCGCACACGCGTGTCTTCGGTTGCCGGTCGCCCGTTCTTGTTCGTCTTGCGCGCCAGTTCTTTCAGCTCTTCGAGCTTGCGGATCATTCCTGTGACTTCGGCGATTCCGGAGCGCTCGTTGGCGAGCGCCGAGATCGTCACCTGCCAGCCCTGGCCTTCTGCGCCCAGACGGTTATTGACAGGCACCCGCACATCGTTGAAGAACACCTCGGCGAACATCGATCCGCCCGACATGTTCTGGATGGGTCGGCGTTCGATGCCCGGCGAATCCATCTTCACCAGCAAGCAGGTGATGCCGTCGTGCTTGACCGCCGGCTTCGGATCCGTGCGAACCAGCAGGATGATCCACTCCGCCCACATCGCGAGCGAGGTCCAGATTTTCTGGCCGTTGACCACGTACTCATCGCCTTCGAGCACACCCTTGCACTGCAGCGATGCCAGATCGCTGCCGTAATCGGGTTCGGAGTAACCGGTGCACCACTGGTACTTTCCGTCGAGGATGTCGGGAATGAAGCGTTCTTTCTGCTCTTCCGTTCCGTACTGCACGATCGAGGGTCCCACCCAGGCCAGACCCATGAAGCAGGTGCCGAGCGCCGGCGCGCGTCGCTTGGCCATTTCTTCTTTCAGGATCACCTGCTCGACGATCCCGCCGCCGCCGCCGCCGACCTCCTTGGGCCAGGAGAATCCCACCCAGCGCTTTTCGCGCACCTTGGCATTCCACTCCATCAGGAACACGGGATCGTGACGGTCCGCGCCTTCGGGCAGATTTTCGTCCAGGAACGCTCGGACTTCGTCGCGGAACTTCTCTTCTTCTTCGTTGAAGTTGAAATGCATTACAGACCTCCCAGGGATGCCACGCGTTCGTAGTGATGATCGGCGTCGCCAAACATCGGGCGCGCCCACTTCGATCGCTTGAGATAGAGCTGAATATCGTACTCGGCCGTGTAGCCGACCGCGCCGTGCAATTGCACTCCGTCGATGCCGATGCGCGTGAACGCGTCGGTCGCGTACGCCTTGGCTAGCGACACAGAACGCTCGGCTTCACCCGGACTCTCATCGATCGTCCAGGCCGCGTAGTACACCATCGACTTGAACGACTCGACGTCAACGTACATTTCCGCGAGCGGATGCTTCACGCCCTGATACCTGCCGATCGGATCGCCGAACTGGATGCGGTCCTTGGCGAACTGCACCGTCATGTACAGCGCGCCCTCTGCAGCACCGACCATTTCGGCGGTGACCGCGATCGCACCGCGGTCGAGCAGGCGCGAGATCAGCGGCCAGGCCTGGCCAGCGGTTCCGAGTACGGCGTCGCTTGCAACGCGCACGTTTTCGAGCGACAGGCTGCCGACGCGCTTGGTCTGGTCGATGCCCGGGAAGCTCTGCGCGTTGACTCCCTCGGCGTCGCGTTCGATCACGGCCAGTCCAAGGTCTTCGGCACCTTCGCCCGTGCGGAATGCGACCACGAAATGAGTGGCTGCACCGGCGTCGTTCACGAAGCTCTTCTCGCCGGTCAAGATGAAGTCATCTCCGTCGGTCTTGGCGAGCAGCGTGATTCCGTCGGCAGACAGAACGTCGACCTGCTCGAGCAGCGCCAGGGTTCCGATGGCGCTGCCGTTGGCCAGTGCCGGTAACCAGGCTTTCTTCTGCTCGTCATTGCCCGCTTCCAGAATCGCGGCTGCGGTCAGCGTCGTGGAGATGAAAGGGGAAGGGAACAGGCTGCGGCCCGTCTCCTCCAGCAATACGACCAGATCCACCCAGCCCAGTCCCGCACCCCCGTACTCTTCGGGGATCGTCAGACCTAGCCAGCCGAGTTCGGCCAACTGCGTCCAGAGTTCGGCCGAGTAGCCGGACTCGCTCTCCATGATCTTGCGCACCTGTTCCATCGGGCACTGGTCGTCGAGGAACTTGCGGACCTCGGAGCGCAGCAATTCTTGTTCTTCGGTGAATCCGAAATTCATCTGGGGGTTTCCTCCTGATTCATGAGCGCCGTTCGA encodes the following:
- a CDS encoding CoA pyrophosphatase; its protein translation is MRERIVGHLGAFERIPTGGDDLRRAAVALTVVADDQGEACFVISRRVEDLRSHGGQWAIPGGRMDAGETPEQTALRELHEEVGLDLPGDSALGQLDDFATRSGYLITPVVVWGAGASQPVPNPDEVAAVFRVPVDDLDEPGVPELSRIPESSHTLLSIPFEKLETTIHAPTAAMLFQFREVALHGRHTRVFHYEQPVFAWR
- a CDS encoding acyl-CoA/acyl-ACP dehydrogenase yields the protein MNFGFTEEQELLRSEVRKFLDDQCPMEQVRKIMESESGYSAELWTQLAELGWLGLTIPEEYGGAGLGWVDLVVLLEETGRSLFPSPFISTTLTAAAILEAGNDEQKKAWLPALANGSAIGTLALLEQVDVLSADGITLLAKTDGDDFILTGEKSFVNDAGAATHFVVAFRTGEGAEDLGLAVIERDAEGVNAQSFPGIDQTKRVGSLSLENVRVASDAVLGTAGQAWPLISRLLDRGAIAVTAEMVGAAEGALYMTVQFAKDRIQFGDPIGRYQGVKHPLAEMYVDVESFKSMVYYAAWTIDESPGEAERSVSLAKAYATDAFTRIGIDGVQLHGAVGYTAEYDIQLYLKRSKWARPMFGDADHHYERVASLGGL